The Salvelinus sp. IW2-2015 linkage group LG15, ASM291031v2, whole genome shotgun sequence genome includes a region encoding these proteins:
- the c7a gene encoding complement component C7: MQTLNMKDRLSVSLICLPWLFFGMFSPSNCVEPVHCQWGSYGDWSECDGCTKTQSRTRAMVVYAQFGGNPCSGGATQTQPCETARGCPLKEGCGGRFRCRSGKCISQSMVCNGDQDCEEDNQDELKCGPDKTFPVCNNDKPPPNVEHLGLGFDAVTGKQRGSVINTKSYGGQCRTVFSGDNKVLYRLPQSTLRYNFEVKVQNDFSDEFYTSSWSYAKDVVKRETTTGTTTGFNNYDFHQTEEKNRNNHLLVVKNNVEVAQFQNNAPGYLSLSEEFWKVLATLPTVYDYATYRMVVERFGTHYLSEGTLGGYFRALLSIDQETATQMAKVTWKYNECTKTKHRILFVSWTTEKCRKDEKEYTLPNPPSISRSDTVKKVDVEGGVTAHIAALKALDLNTPSKNWEMYKNWAESVRTLPVVIKRKMRPLYELVKEVQCAGVKRLHLKRAIEQYLNERHPCCCQPCRNNGLVVMAGDKCSCICKPGTDGLACEKGKEVEGQEGVIHGSWSCWSGWTSCSGGQRSRTRACSNPAPQRGGQHCNGEXRETTGCADDQDLQYLQTMEPQCFDLTVPPKETCRSPPPLPNGYVLDPKDVYLVGSKIEYTCIEGYHLIGIRIAECTVAQTWSTPSKECKSSRCHVPSLLNDVTGSHWQPTYDIGERILLSCPEGRHIVGDKEIICDSSLHWSPDPNTITCSQAPKTLDHLDGPAGQCKPWEKLAKDKCICKMPYECTSSLQVCANNLENGRTNRLSVCKMHTLNCLGRSYKLAEDSACEWPANTTSPCTDCQFWETCDSTTLV, encoded by the exons GGATCCTACGGAGACTGGTCAGAGTGTGATGGCTGCACTAAAACACAG TCTCGGACCCGTGCCATGGTGGTATATGCCCAGTTTGGGGGGAACCCATGCAGTGGAGGGGCCACTCAGACCCAGCCCTGTGAGACTGCTCGAGGCTGCCCCCTGAAGGAAGGCTGTGGAGGGAGGTTCCGCTGCCGCTCAG GGAAGTGTATCAGCCAGTCTATGGTGTGTAATGGAGATCAGGACTGTGAGGAAGACAACCAGGATGAACTGAAGTGTGGCCCAGACAAGACATTCCCTGTTTGTAACAATGACAAACCACCACCCAATGTTGAGCATCTAGGACTGGG GTTTGATGCAGTGACAGGAAAACAGAGAGGAAGTGTGATCAACACTAAGAGCTATGGAGGCCAGTGCAGGACTGTCTTCAGTGGGGACAACAAGGTCCTCTACAGGCTGCCCCAGAGCACTCTGAGGTACAACTTTGAG GTCAAAGTTCAGAATGATTTCAGCGATGAATTCTACACCAGCTCCTGGTCCTACGCCAAGGACGTAGTCAAGAGAGAGACAACGACGGGTACAACCACAGGATTCAACAACTATGACTTTCATCAGACGGAGGAAAAAAACAGG AACAACCACCTGTTGGTGGTAAAGAACAACGTTGAGGTGGCTCAGTTCCAGAACAATGCCCCAggatacctctctctgtctgaggagttCTGGAAGGTTCTGGCCACGCTCCCCACTGTGTACGACTACGCTACCTATAGGATGGTGGTGGAGAGGTTTGGAACCCACTACCTCTCCGAGGGGACCCTGGGCGGATACTTCCGCGCCTTACTCAGCATCGACCAGGAAACAGCCACACAGATGG CCAAGGTCACGTGGAAGTATAATGAGTGTACCAAGACCAAACACCGGATTCTGTTCGTTTCATGGACAACCGAGAAATGTAGAAAGGATGAAAAGGAATATACACTACCCAACCCCCCAT CCATCAGTAGGTCTGACACTGTAAAGAAGGTGGATGTGGAGGGAGGGGTCACTGCACACATCGCAGCCCTTAAGGCTCTGGACCTCAACACTCCAAGTAAAAACTGGGAAATGTACAAGAACTGGGCGGAGTCTGTGCGGACCTTGCCTGTAGTCATCAAACGAAAG ATGAGGCCTCTGTATGAGCTGGTGAAGGAGGTGCAGTGTGCTGGGGTGAAGAGGCTCCACCTGAAGCGTGCCATAGAGCAGTACCTGAATGAGAGGCACCCATGTTGCTGCCAGCCCTGCAGGAACAACGGCCTGGTGGTGATGGCTGGGGATAAGTGTAGCTGCATCTGTAAACCTGGGACAGACGGACTGGCCTGTGAGAAGGGGAAGGAGGTGGAGGGGCAGGAGG GGGTGATACATGGCAGCTGGTCTTGCTGGTCTGGCTGGACTTCTTGCTCCGGAGGTCAGAGGTCACGAACACGTGCATGCAGTAACCCCGCCCCTCAGAGAGGCGGCCAGCACTGCAACGGAGAGGYCAGGGAGACGACAGGCTGCGCTGATGACCAAGACCTCCAATACCTCCA GACCATGGAGCCTCAGTGCTTTGACCTGACCGTCCCACCTAAGGAGACCTGCAGGAGCCCACCTCCTCTCCCTAATGGCTATGTCCTG GATCCAAAAGATGTGTATCTGGTGGGCAGTAAGATTGAATACACCTGCATAGAGGGCTACCATCTGATTGGAATAAGGATCGCAGAGTGCACTGTTGCTCAGACATGGAGCACACCTTCCAAAGAGTGCAAGA GCTCCAGGTGCCATGTCCCGTCCCTTCTAAATGATGTCACAGGCTCTCACTGGCAGCCCACCTATGACATAGGGGARCGTATCCTACTGTCCTGCCCTGAGGGGAGACACATAGTGGGAGACAAAGAGATCATCTGTGACTCCAGTCTGCACTGGTCACcggaccccaacaccatcacatgTAGCCAGG CACCGAAAACGCTTGATCACCTTGACGGCCCAGCAGGGCAATGCAAACCATGGGAGAAACTCGCCAAAGACAAATGTATCTGCAAAATGCCTTATGAGTGCAC GTCTTCTCTACAGGTGTGTGCCAACAATCTTGAGAATGGTCGGACAAATAGACTGAGYGTGTGCAAGATGCACACCTTAAATTGTCTGGGAAGGAGCTACAAGCTGGCAGAGGACAGCGCCTGCGAGTGGCCAGCCAACACAACTTCCCCCTGCACCGACTGCCAGTTCTGGGAGACTTGTGACAGTACGACTCTGGTTTAA